DNA from Cryptosporangium minutisporangium:
CGCGCGTGTCGATGCCGCCGAACTCCACCCGGAGGAACGGCGCGCCCGCCAGCAGCAGCACCGCTAGTACGCCAACCGCGTAGAGGACCGGACGCCGCATGATGCTGTGCGCCAGCCGGTACCAGACCCCGTGTTCGACCTCGGTCACCCGCGGGCGCCGCCGGAACCACTTCCGGATCGAGAGCGCGTCCACCCGGTGACCGAGGACGCCGAACAGCGCCGGCAAGACGGTGAGTGCCGCGACCATCGCGATCACCACGGCGGACAGGCCGCCGAGCCCCATCGAGCGCAGGAACGGCAGGGGGAAGATGAGCAACCCGGCGAGCGAGACCGCGACCGTGACACCGGAGACCGCGACGGTTCGGCCCGCGGTCGCCATCGTCCGCGCCACCGCGTCCTCGACGTCCAGACCGCGCCCCAGCTCCTCCCGGAACCGGCCGACCATGAACAGGCCGTAGTCGATCGCCAGCCCCAGGCCGAGGATCGTCACGACGTTGACGGAGAAGATCGAGACGTCGGTCAGGTAGCTCAGGCCGCGCAGCGCGGTGAACGCGCCGAGGATGGCGAGTGCTCCGACCGCGAGCGGCAGGCTCGCGGCGGCCAGGCTGCCGAAGATGATCACGAGCAGGATCAGTAGCACCGGCATCGACAGCGTCTCGGCGCGGGCGATGTCGGCCGACACACGTTCGTTGATGTCGCGGTTGACCGCGGTGGGGCCGCCGACCTTCGTCTCGAGGCCGGGCACCGCCAGCTCGTCCTCGATCTCCTCGAGTCCCTTGGTGCGCTGCTCCTCGTCGCCGGCGAGCGTCAGGACCGCGTACGTGGCCTGCCGATCGCTGCTGACCAGCGCCGGGCTCTTCGTCGTCCAGTACGTGGCGGTCCGGGTCACCACGCCGGTCGGCAGGTCCGCGAGCGTGCGGGTCACCGCCTGCTGGAAAGCCGGATCGTCGACGGTCTCCCCGGAGCTCCGGTAGAGCACGAGCACGTCGGTGCCATCGCGTCCCAGCGCCGCTTCGGCTCGGGCGTCCGCGCGGGAGCTCTCGCTGGCGGGGTCTTCGAAGCCGCCGCTGATCAATTTGCCGAAAACCTGGGTTCCCCAGACCCCGCTGAACACCACGAAGGCCGCCGCCAGGCCGATCACCCACCACCGGCGACGAACCATCGTCCGACCCAGTCGCTCGAACATCGCTGCCCCCTCGGGCACTCATTGCGATTCATGATCGCAGTGCGAACACTGTAAGCTGCGTACGACCGACAATGTTGCATACAGCGTTCACAGAAGCAATGCTGTTTTCAATGCGATCACCGTTCGCTGCACGACTCGTGTTCGCTGCCGCGTTAGGCTCTGCACTTCGATCGCGCGATACGTCAGGGAGGTCCGGTGGCTGCTCCGCTCACCCGCCGCGAACGGCTCCGGGCCGAAACGGTCCAGGAGATCCAGAGCACCGCGCGGCGGATGCTGGTCTCCGAGGGCTACGACGGTCTTTCGCTGCGCGCGATCGCACGGGCCATGGGCATGTCGGCACCGGCCCTCTACCGCTACTACGCGAGCCGGGAAGAGCTGATCGCGGCGCTGGTCACCGCGCTGAAGGTCGAGATGACCGAGACCCTGCTCCGCGCCAGGGACGCTCAGCCCGACCTGCCGCACCGCATGCTCGAGACGTGCCGGGAGTTCCGGCGCTGGGCGGTCGAGCACCCGGCCGAGTTCACGCTCGTCTTCACGGCCTCGGCGATCGGGTTGGACCGGCGGCCGAGCCCCGCCGACGATGCCGGCGAGCAGTTCGGGCAGGTCTTCGCCGAGCTGATCACCGAGCTGTACCTGACCAGGCCGTTCCCCATCCCGGCCGACGACGAGATCGACGAGCCGCTACGGGTCCAGCTCCAGGAGTGGTGCGACGACTTCCCGCAGCCGCTACCGCTCGGGGTCAGC
Protein-coding regions in this window:
- a CDS encoding TetR/AcrR family transcriptional regulator; its protein translation is MAAPLTRRERLRAETVQEIQSTARRMLVSEGYDGLSLRAIARAMGMSAPALYRYYASREELIAALVTALKVEMTETLLRARDAQPDLPHRMLETCREFRRWAVEHPAEFTLVFTASAIGLDRRPSPADDAGEQFGQVFAELITELYLTRPFPIPADDEIDEPLRVQLQEWCDDFPQPLPLGVSQVFLSCWIRLYGTVSMEVFRQLEFALTDANPMFEAELHGLAQTLGVPDWYYPPTA